The Rhodopirellula bahusiensis genome has a window encoding:
- a CDS encoding RrF2 family transcriptional regulator, with protein sequence MKLTTQTDYALRTLMYLATRESRANVAGVASLFNISVNHVAKVVNLLAREGYVRSIRGVGGGIELAVRPEDVTVGQVISTIENDTHLLPCVASDHGCVIHSFCKLSGVLAKAERVQMDYLNSVTLADVIPTRGQLDRIESN encoded by the coding sequence ATGAAACTGACAACCCAAACCGACTACGCACTGCGCACGTTGATGTATTTGGCGACGAGAGAATCTCGTGCCAACGTCGCCGGGGTTGCTTCTCTGTTCAACATCTCTGTCAATCATGTGGCCAAGGTCGTCAATCTGCTGGCTCGTGAAGGCTACGTGCGAAGCATCCGCGGCGTCGGCGGCGGCATCGAATTGGCGGTCCGTCCGGAAGACGTCACGGTCGGTCAGGTCATTTCGACAATCGAAAACGACACGCATTTATTGCCTTGTGTGGCCAGCGATCACGGTTGCGTGATTCACTCGTTCTGCAAGCTCAGCGGTGTGCTCGCAAAAGCGGAACGCGTTCAGATGGACTATCTCAACAGCGTCACGCTCGCGGACGTCATCCCCACTCGCGGGCAACTGGACCGAATCGAGTCCAACTGA
- a CDS encoding MarR family winged helix-turn-helix transcriptional regulator: MNLQQELNRPQPFRCLDQEVLLNFLRIGDQLDNRFSRLFREHGLTLSRFNILRSLALAERPLTCGEIGEQMIQVVPAVTSLVDHLCSQELVERNRSTEDRRVVHVAITEKGKQLVKDTMQPLREMEDRMLLQLSQADKQSLLQLLNRTRESISHCDD, from the coding sequence ATGAATCTGCAACAAGAACTGAACCGCCCCCAGCCATTTCGATGCTTGGACCAAGAAGTGTTGCTGAATTTCCTCCGCATCGGTGACCAGCTCGACAATCGTTTCTCGCGTCTCTTTCGCGAACACGGTTTGACGCTATCTCGATTCAACATTCTCCGCAGTTTGGCGCTTGCTGAACGGCCGCTGACCTGTGGCGAGATTGGCGAGCAGATGATTCAGGTTGTTCCTGCGGTCACATCGCTGGTCGACCATCTTTGCTCGCAAGAATTGGTGGAGCGAAATCGCAGCACCGAGGACCGCCGCGTTGTGCACGTGGCAATCACTGAAAAGGGCAAACAACTTGTGAAAGACACCATGCAACCGCTCCGAGAGATGGAAGATCGGATGCTTCTGCAACTCAGTCAGGCGGACAAGCAGAGTCTTTTGCAATTGCTCAATCGAACTCGTGAGTCGATTTCTCATTGCGACGACTGA
- a CDS encoding potassium/proton antiporter: MFSIETLILIAGSLLLLGIASNKFSARMGVPVLVVFLAIGMLAGSEGIGGIEFENYTLAHGFATTALCLILFNGGIGTPYAAFQSAWKPASLLATVGVIVTAVITGLAASWILGLSWMQGLLLGSIVGSTDASVVFSVLRGGGVHIRPRLANALEVESGSNDPMAIFLTVGLIEVLTGQTPFGFGLVTLFLNQAVVGTAMGMAVGWAGAWVLQHIRLEAAGLYPVMATALGLFSFGMASELGGSGFLAVYLTGVVIGNRRPVFHRGIVLFHDALAWMCQILMFTALGILSFPSRLWDVAVPAILIASVLIFVARPIAVFLCGIPFRYTTRELTFLSWVGLKGAVPITLATFPMMAGLPAASIIFDTVFFVVVISALVQGWTLPAVARFLKLEVPKNQTTPVTLEISSLQNVDGDIVDYYIDQDSRASGCMIKDLALPDGVVIALIVRDEQTVLPQGRSQLLQGDHVVVVLRPSIRSMVDRVFAPTRPHAEELPQELEFPLRGSIKVRDLEQFYELKLADDGDLTLDNLVRQHLGEDQMKIGAVVQIDQIALHLREISSDGTVLYVGMSILAEPAQTPDSSLSATSLPLE; encoded by the coding sequence ATGTTCAGCATCGAAACTCTCATCCTGATCGCCGGGAGTTTGCTGTTACTAGGAATCGCGTCGAACAAGTTTTCGGCTCGAATGGGCGTTCCCGTATTGGTGGTCTTCTTGGCCATCGGGATGCTAGCCGGGTCCGAGGGCATTGGCGGGATCGAGTTTGAGAACTACACGCTCGCACATGGTTTCGCGACCACAGCCTTGTGTTTGATCCTGTTCAACGGCGGGATCGGCACACCATACGCCGCATTTCAATCGGCATGGAAACCGGCATCGTTGTTAGCGACCGTGGGCGTCATCGTGACCGCCGTGATCACCGGGTTAGCAGCTTCCTGGATCCTGGGGCTGTCATGGATGCAAGGATTGCTGCTGGGCAGCATCGTGGGATCAACCGATGCTTCGGTTGTGTTTTCTGTGCTGCGCGGCGGCGGCGTTCACATTCGCCCCCGGTTGGCCAACGCGCTGGAAGTCGAAAGCGGCTCCAACGACCCGATGGCGATTTTCCTGACCGTCGGTTTGATCGAAGTATTGACCGGCCAAACGCCCTTTGGCTTTGGGTTGGTCACGTTGTTCCTCAACCAAGCCGTCGTGGGCACCGCCATGGGCATGGCGGTCGGCTGGGCCGGTGCTTGGGTGTTGCAGCACATACGTTTGGAAGCGGCCGGCTTGTATCCCGTGATGGCCACCGCGCTGGGACTGTTTTCGTTTGGGATGGCGTCCGAGTTGGGCGGCAGCGGGTTTTTGGCCGTCTATTTGACCGGAGTCGTGATTGGCAATCGACGTCCCGTTTTTCATCGAGGCATTGTGCTCTTCCACGATGCTCTCGCGTGGATGTGCCAAATCCTGATGTTCACGGCCCTGGGCATCCTTTCATTTCCCAGTCGACTGTGGGACGTCGCCGTTCCAGCAATCCTAATCGCATCGGTGTTGATCTTTGTTGCACGCCCGATCGCTGTGTTCTTGTGTGGGATTCCGTTTCGGTACACGACTCGTGAATTGACGTTTTTGTCGTGGGTGGGTCTGAAAGGAGCTGTGCCGATCACGTTGGCCACGTTCCCAATGATGGCGGGACTTCCGGCCGCCTCGATCATCTTCGACACCGTCTTCTTTGTCGTCGTGATCTCTGCACTCGTGCAAGGATGGACGCTACCGGCGGTGGCACGATTCTTAAAACTCGAAGTGCCAAAGAACCAAACCACGCCAGTGACTCTGGAGATCAGTTCGCTGCAAAACGTCGATGGCGACATTGTCGACTACTACATTGACCAAGATTCTCGAGCATCCGGGTGCATGATCAAGGATTTGGCGTTACCCGATGGAGTCGTCATCGCACTGATCGTTCGTGATGAACAAACGGTGTTGCCGCAGGGGCGATCGCAGTTGCTGCAGGGCGATCATGTGGTCGTGGTGTTGCGACCGAGCATTCGATCGATGGTCGACCGAGTTTTCGCCCCCACTCGACCTCATGCGGAAGAGCTGCCTCAAGAGCTTGAGTTTCCGCTGCGGGGCTCGATCAAAGTCCGTGATTTAGAGCAGTTTTACGAGCTCAAACTGGCCGATGATGGCGACCTGACGCTGGACAATTTGGTCCGGCAACATTTGGGCGAAGACCAGATGAAGATCGGTGCTGTGGTCCAAATCGATCAAATTGCGCTTCATTTACGGGAAATATCGTCCGATGGAACTGTTCTGTACGTAGGGATGTCGATCCTTGCGGAACCGGCACAGACCCCTGATTCGTCCTTGTCGGCAACCAGCTTGCCATTAGAATAA
- a CDS encoding multiheme c-type cytochrome yields MSSVAQSGAAVPKPRKKYVRAVGPRLKKLLYAIFVLFALLLANSGYLATFTFLEWFRDQTYQDYFYQYMFFAHLVMGLLLILPVVIFGFIHMWNTKDRRNRRAVRIGYALFAVSLGILTTGILLVRIGGFDLKQPLARSTVYWLHVAFPLASIWLYWLHRLAGPRIKWRIGMSFGGVAAASIAAMVILQMQDPRQWNAIGPDSGTQYFEPSLARTSSGNFIPSNALMNDEYCLKCHADIHKDWQDSVHRFSSFNNAPYFASVSETRAKSLERDGSVQASRWCAGCHDPVPFFSGAFDDPNFDMLDHPTAKAGITCTVCHAITNVNSVRGNADYTIEEPLHYPFASSENAALQWINNQLVKAKPSFHKKTFLKPFHKTAEFCSTCHKVHLPEALTGYKEFLRGQNHYDPYLFSGVSGHGARSFYYPPKAVDNCSKCHMPLVASNDFGAKMFDDAEELSVHDHMFPSANTGIAWLRDRDDVIAAHQEYLQDVMRVDIFGVREGGEIDGELIAPLRPQVPSLKRGEKYLLETVIRTMKMGHLFSQGTVDSNEIWLEVKVTSGDRLIGHSGLIDEGKHNEVDPWSHFINVFMLDKDGNRINRRNAEDIFTPLYNHQIPPGAGQTVHYELNVPDDVSEPVQVEIKLLYRKFDTEYMDFVAKQNEKFGNLIRGHVPGQDYTNELPITTMAVDTVVFPVEGLDQSVENPPRDIPTWQRWNDYGIGLLLKGKAELRQAENAFRAVEELDRYDGPMNLARVLNTEGRLDEAVEALQRADEFRDTEGFPRWTWAWLSGVINSQQGRLEEAEQNLRSVLEDSTEDMQRRGFDFSLDIEVINQLGRTLFDLGNIRDRQRRSDESLAYLEEAVSQYRKTLMIDPENVSAHHNLQLLYERLDDQESAEKHRKLHQIYKPDDNAQGRAIRLAREKYPAADHAAEAVVKYSLHRELPTQTAADEATEVTADNPQENSNDQ; encoded by the coding sequence ATGTCATCTGTTGCACAATCCGGTGCGGCCGTGCCGAAGCCGCGAAAAAAGTATGTTCGCGCGGTCGGGCCGCGTCTGAAGAAGTTGCTTTACGCCATCTTTGTTCTTTTCGCGTTGCTGCTTGCCAATTCTGGGTATCTAGCAACGTTCACGTTCCTGGAATGGTTTCGTGATCAGACGTACCAGGACTATTTCTATCAGTACATGTTCTTCGCTCACTTGGTGATGGGACTGCTGTTGATCTTGCCGGTCGTCATCTTTGGTTTCATCCATATGTGGAACACCAAAGATCGTCGCAACCGGCGAGCGGTCCGAATCGGCTACGCTCTTTTCGCGGTCAGTTTGGGCATTCTCACGACGGGAATCTTGTTGGTTCGGATCGGAGGTTTTGACCTGAAGCAACCTTTGGCACGCAGCACGGTGTATTGGTTGCACGTCGCGTTTCCGCTGGCTTCGATTTGGCTCTACTGGCTGCACCGTTTGGCCGGGCCTCGGATCAAGTGGCGAATTGGAATGAGCTTTGGCGGTGTCGCGGCGGCGTCGATCGCTGCCATGGTGATCTTGCAGATGCAGGACCCTCGCCAGTGGAACGCGATTGGTCCCGATTCAGGAACGCAGTACTTCGAACCGTCGCTCGCACGAACGTCTAGTGGCAACTTCATTCCGTCGAATGCGTTGATGAACGATGAATACTGCTTGAAGTGCCATGCCGACATTCACAAGGATTGGCAGGACAGCGTTCATCGATTCAGTTCCTTCAACAACGCACCGTATTTTGCCAGCGTTAGTGAAACGCGTGCGAAGTCGCTCGAGCGTGATGGCTCGGTTCAAGCTTCACGCTGGTGCGCAGGGTGTCACGACCCCGTGCCGTTTTTCTCCGGAGCGTTTGATGATCCAAACTTTGACATGTTGGATCACCCAACCGCGAAAGCGGGGATCACTTGCACGGTCTGTCACGCGATCACCAACGTCAACAGCGTTCGTGGCAACGCGGACTACACGATCGAAGAACCACTGCATTACCCGTTTGCCAGCAGCGAAAACGCGGCGTTGCAATGGATCAACAATCAATTGGTCAAAGCGAAACCGTCTTTCCATAAGAAGACTTTCCTGAAGCCATTTCACAAGACGGCAGAGTTTTGTTCGACCTGTCACAAGGTGCACTTGCCCGAGGCGTTGACCGGCTACAAGGAATTCTTGCGTGGCCAGAACCACTATGACCCGTACCTGTTCAGCGGCGTGTCGGGTCACGGAGCGAGAAGTTTTTACTACCCGCCCAAAGCCGTCGACAATTGCAGCAAATGTCACATGCCGTTGGTGGCTTCCAACGACTTCGGCGCGAAAATGTTTGATGACGCGGAGGAACTGAGTGTCCATGACCACATGTTCCCATCCGCGAACACCGGCATCGCATGGCTTCGCGACCGAGACGATGTGATCGCGGCGCATCAAGAGTATCTGCAGGACGTGATGCGTGTTGACATTTTTGGCGTCCGTGAAGGCGGCGAGATCGATGGCGAATTGATCGCTCCGCTGCGTCCACAGGTGCCGTCGCTGAAACGCGGTGAAAAGTATCTGCTCGAGACGGTGATTCGAACGATGAAGATGGGACACCTGTTTTCACAAGGCACTGTCGACAGCAACGAAATTTGGTTGGAAGTCAAAGTCACCAGCGGTGATCGCCTGATCGGTCACAGTGGTTTGATCGACGAAGGCAAACACAATGAAGTTGACCCATGGTCGCACTTCATCAACGTTTTCATGCTGGACAAGGACGGCAATCGCATCAACCGACGCAATGCGGAAGATATCTTCACTCCGCTTTACAACCATCAAATTCCACCGGGCGCCGGCCAAACGGTTCACTACGAACTGAATGTTCCGGACGATGTCTCGGAGCCGGTTCAAGTCGAGATCAAGTTGCTGTATCGGAAGTTTGACACGGAGTACATGGATTTCGTTGCGAAGCAGAACGAGAAATTCGGCAACCTGATTCGTGGTCACGTGCCCGGCCAGGACTACACGAATGAGTTGCCCATCACCACGATGGCAGTCGACACAGTTGTCTTTCCGGTGGAGGGACTTGATCAGTCCGTCGAGAATCCGCCGCGTGACATTCCGACCTGGCAACGGTGGAACGATTACGGCATTGGATTGCTGCTCAAGGGAAAAGCTGAACTTCGTCAGGCAGAAAATGCCTTCCGCGCCGTGGAGGAACTTGATCGCTACGACGGTCCAATGAACCTAGCTCGTGTGTTGAACACCGAAGGCCGTTTGGACGAAGCGGTCGAGGCGCTGCAGCGTGCCGATGAATTCCGCGACACGGAAGGATTCCCACGTTGGACGTGGGCCTGGTTGTCGGGCGTCATCAACTCGCAACAGGGACGCCTCGAAGAAGCCGAGCAGAATCTTCGCAGCGTGTTGGAAGACAGCACAGAAGACATGCAACGTCGAGGTTTTGATTTCAGTCTGGACATCGAAGTCATCAACCAGCTTGGCCGAACGCTGTTTGATCTCGGCAACATTCGCGATCGGCAACGTCGATCCGACGAGAGCCTGGCGTACTTGGAAGAAGCGGTTTCGCAGTATCGGAAGACGTTGATGATTGATCCTGAAAACGTTTCAGCTCATCACAACCTGCAACTGCTCTACGAACGACTCGATGACCAAGAATCAGCCGAGAAACATCGAAAGCTGCATCAGATCTACAAGCCCGATGACAACGCTCAAGGGCGAGCCATTCGGCTGGCGCGTGAAAAATATCCCGCTGCGGATCATGCCGCCGAAGCTGTCGTGAAGTACTCGTTGCATCGCGAATTACCAACCCAAACCGCTGCGGATGAGGCCACTGAGGTCACCGCTGATAACCCGCAGGAGAATTCCAATGACCAGTGA
- a CDS encoding efflux RND transporter permease subunit encodes MKFPHFFIERPIFASVLSFVIVLVGGIVYFTLPVSQYPSVAPPTVLVRASYPGATPEVIADTVATPIEQEMNGVDDMLYMESSSSSDGTMQLTVTFKLGTDLDDAQVLVQNRVAIAESRLPEQVRQIGVTTTKQIPDMLMVVHLNSPDGSRDQLYISNYAFLRVRDALMRLDGVGEIRIAGGNEYAMRIWLDIEKMTHVDLTAGEVVDAIRAQNIQVAAGVIGQPPTDETGDFQLNVTTQGRLIREDEFSDIIVKRGEDGRITRLRDVARIELGAQDYSRLSYLDGKSAIAVLVYQRPGTNAVDTAAEVKRVMSEMSEEFPQGLGYEIAYNPTDYVEESIAEVFETLFITTIFVVLTVFLFLHGWRPTIIPVIAIPISLVGTFAVMQFLGVTLNTLSLFGLVLAIGIVVDDAIVVVENVERLIAEGMTAREATHKAMDEVGSALIATTLVLIAVFVPTVFVPGISGQFYQQFALTISISTAISTFVSLTLSPALCALLLRPKDAPKNRIGKFIDFLFGWFFRLFNRTFDATSNIYASIIGRLIKKTGFAMVLYVGLLVLTGFSFSMVPTGFIPDQDQGYVIVAINLPDGASLARTDRVTRRVAEIGKEIDGVAHAVGIAGLSGATFSIKPNAAVTFLPLEDAKERAKRGRGVEAIVADMRREVAAINEAQILIIPPPPIRGIGRGGGFKMYVQDRSGAGLDALNQVAQTMLGQANQQPGVTQVFSNLRMDVPQVYADVDRTKAQMLDVPVNRVFEALQVYLGSVYINDFNFLGRTYRVTAQAEPKFRDEATDITKIRTRSDRGASIALGSVVNITQTAGPDRLVRFNLFPAADLNGTTVPGFSTGQSLATMEQLADQNLPPGFGYEWTEIAFQEKQAGNTIVFLFPLAVLFVFLALSAQYESWLLPLAIILIVPLCLLFALSGVWFRGMDNNVLTQIGFIVLIGLACKNAILIVEFAKAEEDAGKNRFEAAIAACRLRLRPILMTAFSFILGVVPLLVATGAGFEMRRVLGTAVFAGMLGVTVFGLFLTPVFYVMLRRFAKQKKVETDAT; translated from the coding sequence ATGAAGTTTCCCCACTTCTTTATCGAGCGTCCGATCTTCGCGTCGGTGCTGTCGTTTGTGATCGTGCTGGTGGGCGGCATCGTGTATTTCACGCTGCCGGTTTCGCAGTATCCCAGCGTCGCACCACCGACGGTTTTGGTTCGCGCCAGTTATCCCGGTGCAACGCCGGAAGTCATCGCCGACACGGTGGCGACGCCCATCGAACAGGAAATGAACGGCGTCGACGACATGCTGTACATGGAATCGTCGTCCAGTTCGGACGGCACCATGCAGCTGACCGTGACGTTCAAACTGGGCACGGACCTGGACGACGCTCAGGTGTTGGTCCAAAACCGCGTCGCGATTGCCGAATCACGTTTGCCAGAACAAGTCCGCCAAATTGGTGTGACCACGACCAAGCAAATCCCCGACATGCTGATGGTGGTTCACTTGAACTCGCCCGATGGCAGTCGTGATCAGCTCTACATCAGTAACTACGCATTCCTTCGAGTTCGCGATGCATTGATGCGTTTGGATGGCGTGGGCGAGATTCGTATCGCGGGCGGCAACGAATACGCCATGCGAATCTGGCTGGACATCGAAAAGATGACCCACGTCGACCTAACGGCGGGAGAAGTCGTTGATGCGATTCGAGCTCAAAACATCCAGGTCGCTGCCGGTGTGATCGGGCAACCACCGACGGACGAGACCGGTGACTTTCAGTTGAACGTCACCACTCAAGGTCGCTTGATTCGCGAAGACGAGTTCAGTGACATCATCGTCAAACGTGGCGAAGACGGAAGGATCACGCGGCTTCGCGATGTGGCTCGGATTGAACTTGGAGCACAGGATTATTCCCGTTTGAGTTACCTCGACGGCAAATCCGCGATCGCGGTGTTGGTCTACCAACGTCCTGGTACCAACGCGGTTGATACGGCGGCCGAAGTCAAACGTGTCATGAGCGAGATGAGCGAGGAGTTCCCCCAAGGGCTCGGCTACGAGATCGCTTACAACCCAACCGACTATGTCGAGGAATCGATCGCCGAAGTGTTTGAGACACTCTTCATCACAACGATCTTTGTGGTGCTGACCGTGTTCCTTTTCCTTCACGGATGGCGTCCGACAATCATTCCCGTGATTGCAATTCCAATTTCGTTGGTCGGAACTTTCGCGGTGATGCAGTTCCTCGGCGTCACACTGAACACGCTATCTCTGTTTGGTTTGGTGCTCGCCATCGGGATCGTGGTCGATGATGCGATTGTGGTGGTGGAAAACGTGGAACGTTTGATCGCCGAAGGCATGACGGCCCGAGAAGCGACTCACAAGGCGATGGACGAAGTCGGTTCTGCATTGATTGCGACAACCCTCGTTTTGATTGCCGTGTTTGTGCCAACCGTCTTCGTCCCCGGGATCAGTGGGCAGTTCTATCAACAGTTTGCACTGACGATCTCGATCTCAACCGCGATTTCAACCTTTGTCTCGCTGACACTCAGCCCCGCGTTGTGTGCATTGTTGTTGCGTCCGAAAGATGCTCCTAAGAATCGCATCGGGAAGTTCATCGACTTCCTGTTTGGCTGGTTCTTCCGACTGTTCAATCGAACGTTTGATGCGACGAGTAACATCTACGCATCGATCATTGGTCGTTTGATCAAGAAGACCGGTTTCGCGATGGTGCTCTACGTGGGTTTGCTGGTCCTCACCGGATTCAGTTTCAGCATGGTGCCGACTGGGTTCATTCCTGATCAAGATCAGGGCTACGTGATCGTCGCAATCAACTTGCCCGACGGTGCATCGCTCGCACGAACCGACCGTGTGACTCGGCGAGTCGCGGAGATCGGAAAAGAGATCGACGGTGTCGCCCACGCGGTTGGAATCGCGGGACTGTCCGGAGCAACGTTCTCGATCAAACCCAACGCGGCGGTCACGTTCCTGCCGTTGGAAGATGCCAAGGAACGAGCCAAACGAGGTCGCGGGGTCGAAGCAATCGTCGCGGACATGCGACGAGAAGTGGCCGCGATCAACGAAGCTCAAATCTTAATCATTCCTCCGCCACCAATTCGCGGGATCGGTCGTGGGGGCGGTTTCAAGATGTATGTCCAAGACCGCAGTGGCGCGGGTCTGGACGCGTTGAACCAGGTCGCTCAAACGATGTTGGGCCAAGCCAACCAGCAGCCCGGCGTCACGCAAGTGTTCTCGAACCTGCGGATGGATGTGCCTCAAGTCTACGCGGACGTGGATCGAACCAAAGCACAAATGCTTGACGTTCCGGTCAACCGTGTCTTCGAAGCTTTGCAGGTTTACTTGGGATCGGTTTACATCAACGACTTCAACTTCCTCGGCCGCACCTACCGTGTGACCGCTCAAGCCGAACCAAAATTCCGCGACGAAGCAACTGACATCACGAAGATTCGAACTCGCAGCGATCGAGGTGCGTCGATCGCGCTGGGATCAGTCGTCAACATCACTCAAACCGCCGGCCCTGACCGCTTGGTGCGATTCAACTTGTTCCCGGCGGCCGACCTGAACGGGACAACCGTCCCTGGTTTCAGTACCGGACAATCGCTGGCGACAATGGAACAATTGGCCGACCAGAACCTGCCGCCCGGATTCGGATACGAATGGACCGAAATCGCGTTCCAGGAAAAACAAGCTGGCAACACGATCGTGTTCCTGTTCCCTTTGGCCGTCTTGTTCGTGTTCTTGGCTCTTTCGGCCCAGTACGAAAGCTGGTTGCTGCCGTTGGCAATCATTTTGATTGTGCCTCTGTGTTTGCTGTTCGCTCTCTCGGGAGTTTGGTTCCGTGGGATGGACAACAATGTGCTGACGCAAATCGGGTTCATCGTCTTGATTGGCTTGGCCTGCAAGAACGCGATTTTGATCGTTGAATTTGCAAAAGCAGAAGAAGACGCGGGCAAGAACCGATTTGAGGCTGCCATCGCAGCCTGCCGCTTGCGATTGCGTCCGATCCTGATGACCGCGTTCTCGTTCATCCTCGGCGTGGTGCCACTGTTGGTGGCCACCGGTGCCGGGTTTGAAATGCGACGCGTGCTTGGCACCGCGGTGTTCGCCGGAATGTTGGGAGTGACCGTCTTTGGTTTGTTCCTGACGCCCGTCTTCTATGTGATGCTGCGACGTTTCGCGAAACAAAAGAAAGTGGAGACCGATGCCACTTGA
- a CDS encoding efflux RND transporter periplasmic adaptor subunit, protein MNPPHVNLSALGKFALGVGISGILLAVAGCNQGPSGPPAMPKPTVTVAQPVSKKIVEWDAFTGRLEAVDLVEVRGRVGGYLQSVHFDEGQIVEENDLLFIIDPRPYEAELSAAQAKLQQSKSQLNQAKAMTEVARANLLQSEAQLNLADVRYKRTQNLVERNASSQDELDDREAEFLKAKADIEGVRASLNSSEAAIATAQAEIELAKAGVETAELNLQYTRIRAPITGRISRKFVTEGNLIAGGSATSSLLTTIASVQPIYCVFDATEQDVLKYSRLAKSGERESSRVAKNPVYLGLVDEDGFPHQGHMDFVDNRFDVNTASLRARSVFANEDELLLPGMFARIRLPGSAPHQAVLIPDSAIGTDQSTQYVYIVVDGVIRRRPITSGPIIDGLRVIREGLDGTELLVTEGLMQARPDAEVNTIDGTIEIVEDGLPDEYQPVPKDKWISPAPTAVPVADRMTEVKR, encoded by the coding sequence ATGAATCCTCCTCACGTGAATCTTTCTGCTCTCGGCAAGTTTGCCCTCGGGGTCGGCATCAGTGGGATACTGCTCGCTGTCGCTGGATGCAATCAAGGCCCAAGTGGGCCGCCGGCGATGCCCAAACCCACCGTGACCGTCGCCCAACCCGTTTCCAAAAAGATCGTTGAGTGGGACGCCTTCACCGGACGCTTGGAAGCGGTCGATTTGGTGGAGGTCCGTGGTCGCGTGGGCGGTTACTTGCAGTCGGTCCACTTTGACGAAGGACAAATCGTCGAAGAGAACGACCTGTTGTTCATCATCGATCCGCGTCCGTACGAAGCTGAACTGTCGGCAGCCCAAGCCAAACTCCAGCAATCGAAATCACAACTCAACCAAGCCAAAGCGATGACGGAGGTCGCCCGCGCAAACCTCTTGCAATCCGAGGCCCAACTGAACCTCGCTGATGTCCGTTACAAACGAACTCAGAACTTGGTCGAGCGAAATGCATCGTCGCAAGATGAACTGGATGATCGTGAGGCGGAGTTCCTCAAAGCCAAGGCCGACATCGAAGGTGTTCGTGCCAGCCTGAATTCATCCGAAGCCGCGATCGCAACGGCTCAAGCCGAAATCGAACTGGCCAAGGCCGGTGTAGAAACCGCCGAACTCAACTTGCAATACACACGCATCCGTGCGCCCATCACCGGTCGAATCAGTCGCAAGTTCGTCACGGAAGGCAACTTGATTGCCGGCGGCAGTGCGACCTCGTCCTTGTTGACCACCATCGCTTCGGTGCAGCCGATCTACTGCGTGTTTGACGCAACCGAACAAGACGTCTTGAAATATTCTCGCTTGGCCAAATCCGGCGAACGCGAAAGTTCGCGGGTCGCAAAGAACCCCGTGTACCTTGGCTTGGTTGATGAAGACGGTTTCCCTCACCAGGGACACATGGACTTCGTCGACAACCGCTTTGATGTCAACACGGCCAGCCTACGTGCCCGAAGCGTCTTTGCGAACGAAGATGAACTGTTGCTTCCCGGCATGTTCGCTCGCATTCGACTTCCAGGCAGTGCACCGCATCAAGCGGTTTTGATTCCAGACTCGGCAATCGGCACCGACCAATCGACGCAATACGTCTACATCGTGGTGGACGGTGTGATCCGGCGTCGGCCCATCACCAGCGGTCCAATCATCGATGGCTTGCGAGTCATTCGCGAGGGGCTCGATGGAACCGAACTTTTGGTCACCGAAGGTTTGATGCAGGCTCGGCCCGATGCGGAAGTGAACACGATCGACGGAACAATTGAAATCGTCGAAGACGGATTGCCGGACGAGTATCAGCCGGTTCCGAAAGACAAATGGATTTCGCCCGCTCCCACCGCCGTTCCAGTTGCGGATCGCATGACGGAGGTGAAACGATGA